The Engraulis encrasicolus isolate BLACKSEA-1 unplaced genomic scaffold, IST_EnEncr_1.0 scaffold_29_np1212, whole genome shotgun sequence genome has a segment encoding these proteins:
- the tmprss3a gene encoding transmembrane protease serine 3 — protein sequence MEVVSVKEEELPAVQTPPTAPVSHQGCSNENAPPETSEPPSELIPPPGHTTANNIQDSLPDTGPHASIPPITKVQPFFSDVRSRLYARRVEVSIVVCVVVALILILGIALGVGLSCVGKFQCGETSQCVSTSAVCDGKEDCQAGDDELGCVRVAGRKRVLQVFSSGVWRSVCADGWKSELTRHACYQLGYSSSVDSALLSIYSVEEEFRGHLVSINITGSDVTGSGVTKSRLLNTTDSRPPQDQQPIKLHNSSYLTHTHCPSIMLVTLRCQACGSRPAYRGRIVGGEVSTAGQFPWQVSLHIQSVHLCGGSIITHTWVVTAAHCVYGFAYPSLWAVYVGLIDQPVNGAESVGVAKIIYHAHYHPRRLDYDIALIKLSNSLAFSSVVQPICLPGSGEDFQDGSLCWISGWGSSEYDGEASVSLQGARVPLLSSKVCVQPGVYQGMISPAMVCAGYLEGGVDSCQGDSGGPLACEGAESVWTLVGVVSWGEGCAERNKPGVYTRVTHTLRWIHTQMEKENLIPSTVSAGD from the exons atggaggTGGTGTCTGTCAAAGAGGAGGAGCTTCCAGCCGTCCAGACCCCGCCCACTGCACCTGTCAGTCATCAGGGCTGCTCCAATGAAAACGCTCCTCCAGAAACGAGCGAGCCGCCCAGCGAGCTGATCCCGCCCCCTGGCCACACGACAGCCAATAATATTCAAGATTCACTCCCAGACACAGGCCCTCATGCCTCAATACCGCCCATCACTAAAGTACAACCCTTCTTCTCTg acgtgcgTAGCCGGCTGTATGCGCGGCGTGTCGAGGTGTCTATCGTCGTGTGTGTCGTCGTcgctctcatcctcatcctcggcATCGCACTCGGAG tgggtttAAGTTGTGTAGGTAAATTCCAGTGCGGAGAGACGAGTCAGTGTGTGTCCACTTCTGCTGTCTGTGACGGGAAAGAAGACTGTCAAGCAGGAGACGACGAGCTGGGCTgtg tgcgtgtggcGGGTCGTAAGCGTGTGTTACAGGTGTTTTCGTCGggtgtgtggaggagtgtgtgtgcagaCGGCTGGAAGTCGGAACTCACGCGGCACGCCTGCTATCAACTGGGgtacagcag ttctGTTGACTCCGCCCTCTTGTCCATCTACTCGGTGGAGGAGGAGTTTCGAGGTCACCTGGTGTCAATCAACatcacaggaagtgatgtcacagGAAGTGGCGTAACAAAGTCCCGCCTACTGAACACCACAGACTCACGCCCCCCACAAGACCAACAGCCAATCAAACTGCACAACAGCAGCTAcctgactcacacacactgcccctCTATCATGCTCGTCACACTCAGgtgtcaag catgcggTTCCAGGCCGGCCTATAGGGGGCGTATTGTGGGCGGTGAGGTCTCAACGGCTGGTCAGTTCCCCTGGCAG gtgagtctTCATATCCAGAGTGTTCATCTGTGTGGAGGatccatcatcacacacacctgGGTAGTCACCGCGGCCCACTGCGTAtacgg gtttGCCTACCCCTCCTTGTGGGCGGTCTACGTGGGGCTGATCGACCAACCGGTGAATGGGGCGGAGTCCGTGGGTGTGGCCAAGATCATCTACCACGCCCACTACCACCCCCGCCGCCTCGACTACGACATCGCACTCATCAAACTGTCCAATAGCCTCGCATTCAGCA gcgtggtGCAGCCCATTTGTCTGCCTGGCTCCGGTGAGGATTTCCAAGATGGCAGCCTGTGCTGGATCTCAGGATGGGGCAGCTCAGAATACGACG gagaggcCAGTGTGTCTCTGCAGGGTGCGCgtgtccctctgctctcctccaaagtgtgtgtgcagCCGGGTGTGTATCAGGGGATGATCTCTCCTGCGATGGTCTGCGCCGGATACCTCGAGGGAGGAGTGGACTCGTGTCag ggtgacagTGGGGGTCCCCTGGCGTGCGAGGGGGCGGAGTCTGTCTGGACGTTGGTGGGCGTGGTCTCTTGGGGGGAAGGGTGTGCGGAGCGGAACAAGCCTGGAGTTTacacacgcgtcacacacacGCTACGCTGGATACACACGCAGatggag aaagAAAACCTCATCCCCTCCACAGTCAGCGCAGGAGActga